Proteins found in one Panthera tigris isolate Pti1 chromosome B3, P.tigris_Pti1_mat1.1, whole genome shotgun sequence genomic segment:
- the ANKRD63 gene encoding ankyrin repeat domain-containing protein 63, producing MLKPKDLCPRAGTRTFLEAMQAGKVHLARFVLDALDRSIIDCRAEQGRTPLMVAVGLPDPALRARFVRLLLEQGAAVNLRDERGRTALSLACERGHLDAVQLLVQFSGDPEAADSAGNSPVMWAAACGHGAVLEFLVRSFRRLGLRLDRTNRAGLTALQLAAARGHGTCVQALTGPWGRAAAAAAARGSNSDSPPGRPAPAPSPERRRPSPRRLPRPLLARFARAAGGHGHGGEAGSGGKGSGRHRAQGSDRPELGRSMSLALGAVTEEEAARLRAGALMARPQSPQSSGTGRWRSQEVLEGVPPTLVQAPIGLSPHPEGGPGSGRLGLRRRSTAPDIPSLVGEAPGPESGAELEANALPHSGPGPQPWQAGTEAMVLHSQR from the coding sequence ATGCTCAAGCCCAAGGACCTGTGCCCCCGAGCGGGTACGCGCACCTTCCTGGAGGCCATGCAGGCGGGCAAAGTGCACCTGGCCCGCTTTGTGCTGGATGCGCTGGACCGCAGCATCATCGACTGCCGCGCAGAGCAGGGCCGCACGCCGCTCATGGTGGCGGTGGGCCTGCCGGACCCCGCGCTGCGCGCGCGCTTCGTGCGGCTACTGCTGGAGCAGGGTGCAGCAGTGAACCTGCGGGACGAGCGCGGCCGCACGGCACTCAGCCTGGCTTGCGAGCGCGGCCACCTGGACGCCGTGCAGCTGTTGGTGCAGTTCAGCGGCGACCCGGAGGCGGCCGACTCGGCGGGCAATAGCCCAGTGATGTGGGCGGCGGCGTGCGGCCATGGGGCGGTGCTCGAGTTCTTGGTGCGCTCTTTCCGCCGCCTCGGCCTGCGCCTCGACCGCACCAACCGAGCGGGTCTCACCGCTCTGCAACTGGCCGCCGCCCGCGGCCACGGGACCTGCGTGCAAGCCCTCACCGGGCCCTGGGGccgcgcagccgccgccgccgcggcccggGGCTCCAACTCCGACAGCCCCCCTGGCCGTCCGGCTCCCGCGCCCAGCCCCGAGCGTCGACGACCCAGTCCTCGCCGCTTACCTCGGCCTCTCCTGGCGCGCTTTGCGCGAGCGGCCGGCGGCCACGGTCACGGTGGCGAGGCAGGATCAGGGGGCAAGGGCTCTGGCCGGCACCGAGCACAGGGCAGCGACAGGCCCGAGCTGGGCCGGAGCATGAGCCTGGCGCTGGGTGCTGTAACCGAGGAGGAGGCGGCTCGTCTGCGGGCAGGAGCCCTGATGGCCCGACCACAGTCGCCCCAGTCTTCGGGGACCGGGAGGTGGCGTTCGCAGGAGGTGCTGGAGGGAGTGCCTCCGACCTTAGTGCAAGCCCCCATTGGCCTTAGCCCCCACCCGGAGGGCGGCCCCGGCTCTGGCCGTTTGGGTTTGCGCCGACGCTCCACAGCTCCAGACATCCCCAGCCTGGTCGGGGAGGCACCAGGGCCCGAGAGCGGCGCAGAGTTAGAGGCCAACGCGCTGCCCCATTCGGGGCCTGGGCCTCAGCCTTGGCAGGCAGGCACAGAGGCCATGGTGCTGCACTCTCAGCGGTAA